A window of the Hevea brasiliensis isolate MT/VB/25A 57/8 chromosome 6, ASM3005281v1, whole genome shotgun sequence genome harbors these coding sequences:
- the LOC110635757 gene encoding polyadenylate-binding protein-interacting protein 3 isoform X6: MDPYILGHVIQQMLKRNLDVSITMDRMNHELQCEKQQELMIDSFISQSRHTEVERELEPWVPDEDDPQCPELENIFNGSRNSRGWDQFETNEMLFGVKSTFDEELYTTKLERGPQMRELEKEAMRIAREIEGEDTQDLHLAEERGIQLYENFDIDEETRFSSVYRGIVIDDSGYDETEDMMLDSRNSETFGGTSAPSTMKSADLTDGKSNGGARVLSSSSLDEAQCSHSSTGADHHSGSYEHARQLASEPPSKSLSTSESESRIQENYCGEQGANDRMEECVEEQTQVEDAHLPTCEDSLSSLNEKKDDSDKGVLSPNATAYAPSSNVSSKSYEKTSSSVALLEGAPSVKGVGEAQHLNSRGRPVSSTSSHSDCVGTVSVTNGRGLSPSSSVGSLSSEKSTLNPHAKEFKLNPNAKSFTPSQTPVRPLSPDGSLYFQPNIPSLPHMHGVPMGIGIGPSFTGHQPVIFNPQVASLQTPQAYFHPGGPEYGQNMLVGHPRQVLYMPSYQPEMPYKGREF; the protein is encoded by the exons ATGGATCCATATATTCTGGGACATGTTATACAACAAATGTTGAAAAGGAATTTG GATGTGTCTATAACCATGGATAGGATGAACCATGAGCTCCAGTGTGAAAAGCAGCAGGAGCTTATGATAGACTCCTTTATATCACAATCTCGTCACACTGAAGTGGAGAGAGAGCTGGAACCATGGGTACCTGATGAAGATGACCCACAATGCCCTGAATTAGAGAATATATTCAATGGCTCTCGGAATAG taggGGCTGGGATCAATTTGAAACAAATGAGATGCTATTTGGAGTAAAAAGCACCTTTGATGAAGAACTTTATACTACAAAGCTGGAGAGGGGTCCTCAGATGAGAGAGTTGGAGAAGGAAGCTATGAGAATAGCAAGAGAAATTGAGGGTGAGGATACACAAGACCTTCATTTAGCTGAG GAAAGAGGGATCCAactttatgaaaattttgatattgATGAAGAGACCAGATTTTCATCTGTATATAGAGGTATAGTGATTGACGATAGTGGATATGATGAAACTGAGGACATGATGTTGGATTCCCGCAATAGTGAAACCTTTGGAGGTACATCTGCGCCTTCTACTATGAAGTCTGCAGATTTGACCGATGGGAAGAGTAATGGAGGAGCTCGAGTTTTATCAAGTTCTTCTTTG GATGAGGCACAGTGTTCTCATTCAAGTACGGGTGCAGATCATCATTCAGGTTCTTATGAGCATGCTAGACAGCTGGCATCTGAGCCACCTTCTAAAAGTTTGTCCACTTCAGAGAGTGAGAGCAG GATCCAAGAGAACTATTGTGGTGAACAGGGAGCAAATGACCGCATGGAGGAGTGTGTAGAAGAGCAAACT CAGGTTGAAGATGCTCATTTGCCAACTTGTGAGG ATTCTCTGTCATCATTGAATGAAAAGAAAGATGACTCTGATAAAGGGGTACTATCCCCTAATGCAACTGCCTATGCTCCTTCATCCAATGTTTCTTCAAAAAGTTACGAAAAGACAAGTTCTTCTGTTGCACTTTTAGAAGGTGCACCATCTGTCAAAGGAGTTGGAGAAGCACAACATTTAAATTCTCGTGGACGACCTGTCAGTTCTACATCTTCACATTCTGATTGTGTAGGCACTGTCTCAGTTACCAATGGCCGCGGTTTATCACCAAGCTCATCAGTTGGTTCATTATCATCAGAGAAGTCAACACTGAATCCCCATGCTAAG GAATTCAAACTAAATCCCAATGCCAAGAGTTTCACCCCTTCTCAAACTCCTGTTAGGCCTCTTTCTCCAGATGGTTCCCTTTATTTTCAACCTAACATTCCTAGTCTGCCACATATGCATGGTGTGCCTATGGGAATTGGA ATCGGACCATCATTTACTGGCCATCAGCCGGTTATATTTAATCCACAGGTTGCATCATTGCAAACACCACAAGCATATTTTCATCCAGGTGGACCTGAG TATGGACAGAATATGCTTGTTGGCCACCCTAGGCAAGTCTTGTACATGCCAAGTTACCAACCT GAAATGCCATATAAGGGACGAGAGTTTTAG
- the LOC110635757 gene encoding polyadenylate-binding protein-interacting protein 3 isoform X2: MSLQQAAQPKAYANGFGRRRAEREGGARLENKLQSGKSSANRSSMVGTKVGIYESPSRDRLVYLSTCLIGHPVEVHLKNGSIYSGTCYTTNVEKEFAIILKMARLTKDVSFRGQKAETLSRAPSKTLIIPGKEVVQVIAKDVSITMDRMNHELQCEKQQELMIDSFISQSRHTEVERELEPWVPDEDDPQCPELENIFNGSRNRGWDQFETNEMLFGVKSTFDEELYTTKLERGPQMRELEKEAMRIAREIEGEDTQDLHLAEERGIQLYENFDIDEETRFSSVYRGIVIDDSGYDETEDMMLDSRNSETFGGTSAPSTMKSADLTDGKSNGGARVLSSSSLDEAQCSHSSTGADHHSGSYEHARQLASEPPSKSLSTSESESRIQENYCGEQGANDRMEECVEEQTQVEDAHLPTCEDSLSSLNEKKDDSDKGVLSPNATAYAPSSNVSSKSYEKTSSSVALLEGAPSVKGVGEAQHLNSRGRPVSSTSSHSDCVGTVSVTNGRGLSPSSSVGSLSSEKSTLNPHAKEFKLNPNAKSFTPSQTPVRPLSPDGSLYFQPNIPSLPHMHGVPMGIGIGPSFTGHQPVIFNPQVASLQTPQAYFHPGGPEYGQNMLVGHPRQVLYMPSYQPEMPYKGREF; the protein is encoded by the exons ATGAGTTTGCAACAGGCTGCACAGCCCAAAGCTTATGCTAATGGATTTGGTCGTCGAAGAGCTGAAAGGGAAGGCGGGGCAAGATTGGAGAATAAGCTGCAATCTGGAAAATCAAGTGCGAATAGATCAAGTA TGGTTGGTACCAAAGTTGGAATTTATGAGAGTCCTTCTCGTGATCGGCTGGTATATTTGTCAACATGTCTTATCGGGCACCCTGTGGAAGTTCACCTGAAAAATGGATCCATATATTCTGGGACATGTTATACAACAAATGTTGAAAAGGAATTTG CAATTATTCTGAAAATGGCTCGCTTGACAAAGGATGTTTCTTTTCGAGGGCAGAAGGCAGAAACCCTTAGCAGGGCTCCTTCAAAGACTTTAATTATACCTGGCAAAGAAGTTGTACAAGTGATAGCAAAG GATGTGTCTATAACCATGGATAGGATGAACCATGAGCTCCAGTGTGAAAAGCAGCAGGAGCTTATGATAGACTCCTTTATATCACAATCTCGTCACACTGAAGTGGAGAGAGAGCTGGAACCATGGGTACCTGATGAAGATGACCCACAATGCCCTGAATTAGAGAATATATTCAATGGCTCTCGGAATAG gGGCTGGGATCAATTTGAAACAAATGAGATGCTATTTGGAGTAAAAAGCACCTTTGATGAAGAACTTTATACTACAAAGCTGGAGAGGGGTCCTCAGATGAGAGAGTTGGAGAAGGAAGCTATGAGAATAGCAAGAGAAATTGAGGGTGAGGATACACAAGACCTTCATTTAGCTGAG GAAAGAGGGATCCAactttatgaaaattttgatattgATGAAGAGACCAGATTTTCATCTGTATATAGAGGTATAGTGATTGACGATAGTGGATATGATGAAACTGAGGACATGATGTTGGATTCCCGCAATAGTGAAACCTTTGGAGGTACATCTGCGCCTTCTACTATGAAGTCTGCAGATTTGACCGATGGGAAGAGTAATGGAGGAGCTCGAGTTTTATCAAGTTCTTCTTTG GATGAGGCACAGTGTTCTCATTCAAGTACGGGTGCAGATCATCATTCAGGTTCTTATGAGCATGCTAGACAGCTGGCATCTGAGCCACCTTCTAAAAGTTTGTCCACTTCAGAGAGTGAGAGCAG GATCCAAGAGAACTATTGTGGTGAACAGGGAGCAAATGACCGCATGGAGGAGTGTGTAGAAGAGCAAACT CAGGTTGAAGATGCTCATTTGCCAACTTGTGAGG ATTCTCTGTCATCATTGAATGAAAAGAAAGATGACTCTGATAAAGGGGTACTATCCCCTAATGCAACTGCCTATGCTCCTTCATCCAATGTTTCTTCAAAAAGTTACGAAAAGACAAGTTCTTCTGTTGCACTTTTAGAAGGTGCACCATCTGTCAAAGGAGTTGGAGAAGCACAACATTTAAATTCTCGTGGACGACCTGTCAGTTCTACATCTTCACATTCTGATTGTGTAGGCACTGTCTCAGTTACCAATGGCCGCGGTTTATCACCAAGCTCATCAGTTGGTTCATTATCATCAGAGAAGTCAACACTGAATCCCCATGCTAAG GAATTCAAACTAAATCCCAATGCCAAGAGTTTCACCCCTTCTCAAACTCCTGTTAGGCCTCTTTCTCCAGATGGTTCCCTTTATTTTCAACCTAACATTCCTAGTCTGCCACATATGCATGGTGTGCCTATGGGAATTGGA ATCGGACCATCATTTACTGGCCATCAGCCGGTTATATTTAATCCACAGGTTGCATCATTGCAAACACCACAAGCATATTTTCATCCAGGTGGACCTGAG TATGGACAGAATATGCTTGTTGGCCACCCTAGGCAAGTCTTGTACATGCCAAGTTACCAACCT GAAATGCCATATAAGGGACGAGAGTTTTAG
- the LOC110635757 gene encoding polyadenylate-binding protein-interacting protein 3 isoform X4, which yields MSLQQAAQPKAYANGFGRRRAEREGGARLENKLQSGKSSANRSMVGTKVGIYESPSRDRLVYLSTCLIGHPVEVHLKNGSIYSGTCYTTNVEKEFAIILKMARLTKDVSFRGQKAETLSRAPSKTLIIPGKEVVQVIAKDVSITMDRMNHELQCEKQQELMIDSFISQSRHTEVERELEPWVPDEDDPQCPELENIFNGSRNRGWDQFETNEMLFGVKSTFDEELYTTKLERGPQMRELEKEAMRIAREIEGEDTQDLHLAEERGIQLYENFDIDEETRFSSVYRGIVIDDSGYDETEDMMLDSRNSETFGGTSAPSTMKSADLTDGKSNGGARVLSSSSLDEAQCSHSSTGADHHSGSYEHARQLASEPPSKSLSTSESESRIQENYCGEQGANDRMEECVEEQTQVEDAHLPTCEDSLSSLNEKKDDSDKGVLSPNATAYAPSSNVSSKSYEKTSSSVALLEGAPSVKGVGEAQHLNSRGRPVSSTSSHSDCVGTVSVTNGRGLSPSSSVGSLSSEKSTLNPHAKEFKLNPNAKSFTPSQTPVRPLSPDGSLYFQPNIPSLPHMHGVPMGIGIGPSFTGHQPVIFNPQVASLQTPQAYFHPGGPEYGQNMLVGHPRQVLYMPSYQPEMPYKGREF from the exons ATGAGTTTGCAACAGGCTGCACAGCCCAAAGCTTATGCTAATGGATTTGGTCGTCGAAGAGCTGAAAGGGAAGGCGGGGCAAGATTGGAGAATAAGCTGCAATCTGGAAAATCAAGTGCGAATAGATCAA TGGTTGGTACCAAAGTTGGAATTTATGAGAGTCCTTCTCGTGATCGGCTGGTATATTTGTCAACATGTCTTATCGGGCACCCTGTGGAAGTTCACCTGAAAAATGGATCCATATATTCTGGGACATGTTATACAACAAATGTTGAAAAGGAATTTG CAATTATTCTGAAAATGGCTCGCTTGACAAAGGATGTTTCTTTTCGAGGGCAGAAGGCAGAAACCCTTAGCAGGGCTCCTTCAAAGACTTTAATTATACCTGGCAAAGAAGTTGTACAAGTGATAGCAAAG GATGTGTCTATAACCATGGATAGGATGAACCATGAGCTCCAGTGTGAAAAGCAGCAGGAGCTTATGATAGACTCCTTTATATCACAATCTCGTCACACTGAAGTGGAGAGAGAGCTGGAACCATGGGTACCTGATGAAGATGACCCACAATGCCCTGAATTAGAGAATATATTCAATGGCTCTCGGAATAG gGGCTGGGATCAATTTGAAACAAATGAGATGCTATTTGGAGTAAAAAGCACCTTTGATGAAGAACTTTATACTACAAAGCTGGAGAGGGGTCCTCAGATGAGAGAGTTGGAGAAGGAAGCTATGAGAATAGCAAGAGAAATTGAGGGTGAGGATACACAAGACCTTCATTTAGCTGAG GAAAGAGGGATCCAactttatgaaaattttgatattgATGAAGAGACCAGATTTTCATCTGTATATAGAGGTATAGTGATTGACGATAGTGGATATGATGAAACTGAGGACATGATGTTGGATTCCCGCAATAGTGAAACCTTTGGAGGTACATCTGCGCCTTCTACTATGAAGTCTGCAGATTTGACCGATGGGAAGAGTAATGGAGGAGCTCGAGTTTTATCAAGTTCTTCTTTG GATGAGGCACAGTGTTCTCATTCAAGTACGGGTGCAGATCATCATTCAGGTTCTTATGAGCATGCTAGACAGCTGGCATCTGAGCCACCTTCTAAAAGTTTGTCCACTTCAGAGAGTGAGAGCAG GATCCAAGAGAACTATTGTGGTGAACAGGGAGCAAATGACCGCATGGAGGAGTGTGTAGAAGAGCAAACT CAGGTTGAAGATGCTCATTTGCCAACTTGTGAGG ATTCTCTGTCATCATTGAATGAAAAGAAAGATGACTCTGATAAAGGGGTACTATCCCCTAATGCAACTGCCTATGCTCCTTCATCCAATGTTTCTTCAAAAAGTTACGAAAAGACAAGTTCTTCTGTTGCACTTTTAGAAGGTGCACCATCTGTCAAAGGAGTTGGAGAAGCACAACATTTAAATTCTCGTGGACGACCTGTCAGTTCTACATCTTCACATTCTGATTGTGTAGGCACTGTCTCAGTTACCAATGGCCGCGGTTTATCACCAAGCTCATCAGTTGGTTCATTATCATCAGAGAAGTCAACACTGAATCCCCATGCTAAG GAATTCAAACTAAATCCCAATGCCAAGAGTTTCACCCCTTCTCAAACTCCTGTTAGGCCTCTTTCTCCAGATGGTTCCCTTTATTTTCAACCTAACATTCCTAGTCTGCCACATATGCATGGTGTGCCTATGGGAATTGGA ATCGGACCATCATTTACTGGCCATCAGCCGGTTATATTTAATCCACAGGTTGCATCATTGCAAACACCACAAGCATATTTTCATCCAGGTGGACCTGAG TATGGACAGAATATGCTTGTTGGCCACCCTAGGCAAGTCTTGTACATGCCAAGTTACCAACCT GAAATGCCATATAAGGGACGAGAGTTTTAG
- the LOC110635757 gene encoding polyadenylate-binding protein-interacting protein 3 isoform X5: MSLQQAAQPKAYANGFGRRRAEREGGARLENKLQSGKSMVGTKVGIYESPSRDRLVYLSTCLIGHPVEVHLKNGSIYSGTCYTTNVEKEFAIILKMARLTKDVSFRGQKAETLSRAPSKTLIIPGKEVVQVIAKDVSITMDRMNHELQCEKQQELMIDSFISQSRHTEVERELEPWVPDEDDPQCPELENIFNGSRNSRGWDQFETNEMLFGVKSTFDEELYTTKLERGPQMRELEKEAMRIAREIEGEDTQDLHLAEERGIQLYENFDIDEETRFSSVYRGIVIDDSGYDETEDMMLDSRNSETFGGTSAPSTMKSADLTDGKSNGGARVLSSSSLDEAQCSHSSTGADHHSGSYEHARQLASEPPSKSLSTSESESRIQENYCGEQGANDRMEECVEEQTQVEDAHLPTCEDSLSSLNEKKDDSDKGVLSPNATAYAPSSNVSSKSYEKTSSSVALLEGAPSVKGVGEAQHLNSRGRPVSSTSSHSDCVGTVSVTNGRGLSPSSSVGSLSSEKSTLNPHAKEFKLNPNAKSFTPSQTPVRPLSPDGSLYFQPNIPSLPHMHGVPMGIGIGPSFTGHQPVIFNPQVASLQTPQAYFHPGGPEYGQNMLVGHPRQVLYMPSYQPEMPYKGREF; this comes from the exons ATGAGTTTGCAACAGGCTGCACAGCCCAAAGCTTATGCTAATGGATTTGGTCGTCGAAGAGCTGAAAGGGAAGGCGGGGCAAGATTGGAGAATAAGCTGCAATCTGGAAAATCAA TGGTTGGTACCAAAGTTGGAATTTATGAGAGTCCTTCTCGTGATCGGCTGGTATATTTGTCAACATGTCTTATCGGGCACCCTGTGGAAGTTCACCTGAAAAATGGATCCATATATTCTGGGACATGTTATACAACAAATGTTGAAAAGGAATTTG CAATTATTCTGAAAATGGCTCGCTTGACAAAGGATGTTTCTTTTCGAGGGCAGAAGGCAGAAACCCTTAGCAGGGCTCCTTCAAAGACTTTAATTATACCTGGCAAAGAAGTTGTACAAGTGATAGCAAAG GATGTGTCTATAACCATGGATAGGATGAACCATGAGCTCCAGTGTGAAAAGCAGCAGGAGCTTATGATAGACTCCTTTATATCACAATCTCGTCACACTGAAGTGGAGAGAGAGCTGGAACCATGGGTACCTGATGAAGATGACCCACAATGCCCTGAATTAGAGAATATATTCAATGGCTCTCGGAATAG taggGGCTGGGATCAATTTGAAACAAATGAGATGCTATTTGGAGTAAAAAGCACCTTTGATGAAGAACTTTATACTACAAAGCTGGAGAGGGGTCCTCAGATGAGAGAGTTGGAGAAGGAAGCTATGAGAATAGCAAGAGAAATTGAGGGTGAGGATACACAAGACCTTCATTTAGCTGAG GAAAGAGGGATCCAactttatgaaaattttgatattgATGAAGAGACCAGATTTTCATCTGTATATAGAGGTATAGTGATTGACGATAGTGGATATGATGAAACTGAGGACATGATGTTGGATTCCCGCAATAGTGAAACCTTTGGAGGTACATCTGCGCCTTCTACTATGAAGTCTGCAGATTTGACCGATGGGAAGAGTAATGGAGGAGCTCGAGTTTTATCAAGTTCTTCTTTG GATGAGGCACAGTGTTCTCATTCAAGTACGGGTGCAGATCATCATTCAGGTTCTTATGAGCATGCTAGACAGCTGGCATCTGAGCCACCTTCTAAAAGTTTGTCCACTTCAGAGAGTGAGAGCAG GATCCAAGAGAACTATTGTGGTGAACAGGGAGCAAATGACCGCATGGAGGAGTGTGTAGAAGAGCAAACT CAGGTTGAAGATGCTCATTTGCCAACTTGTGAGG ATTCTCTGTCATCATTGAATGAAAAGAAAGATGACTCTGATAAAGGGGTACTATCCCCTAATGCAACTGCCTATGCTCCTTCATCCAATGTTTCTTCAAAAAGTTACGAAAAGACAAGTTCTTCTGTTGCACTTTTAGAAGGTGCACCATCTGTCAAAGGAGTTGGAGAAGCACAACATTTAAATTCTCGTGGACGACCTGTCAGTTCTACATCTTCACATTCTGATTGTGTAGGCACTGTCTCAGTTACCAATGGCCGCGGTTTATCACCAAGCTCATCAGTTGGTTCATTATCATCAGAGAAGTCAACACTGAATCCCCATGCTAAG GAATTCAAACTAAATCCCAATGCCAAGAGTTTCACCCCTTCTCAAACTCCTGTTAGGCCTCTTTCTCCAGATGGTTCCCTTTATTTTCAACCTAACATTCCTAGTCTGCCACATATGCATGGTGTGCCTATGGGAATTGGA ATCGGACCATCATTTACTGGCCATCAGCCGGTTATATTTAATCCACAGGTTGCATCATTGCAAACACCACAAGCATATTTTCATCCAGGTGGACCTGAG TATGGACAGAATATGCTTGTTGGCCACCCTAGGCAAGTCTTGTACATGCCAAGTTACCAACCT GAAATGCCATATAAGGGACGAGAGTTTTAG
- the LOC110635757 gene encoding polyadenylate-binding protein-interacting protein 3 isoform X3, which yields MSLQQAAQPKAYANGFGRRRAEREGGARLENKLQSGKSSANRSMVGTKVGIYESPSRDRLVYLSTCLIGHPVEVHLKNGSIYSGTCYTTNVEKEFAIILKMARLTKDVSFRGQKAETLSRAPSKTLIIPGKEVVQVIAKDVSITMDRMNHELQCEKQQELMIDSFISQSRHTEVERELEPWVPDEDDPQCPELENIFNGSRNSRGWDQFETNEMLFGVKSTFDEELYTTKLERGPQMRELEKEAMRIAREIEGEDTQDLHLAEERGIQLYENFDIDEETRFSSVYRGIVIDDSGYDETEDMMLDSRNSETFGGTSAPSTMKSADLTDGKSNGGARVLSSSSLDEAQCSHSSTGADHHSGSYEHARQLASEPPSKSLSTSESESRIQENYCGEQGANDRMEECVEEQTQVEDAHLPTCEDSLSSLNEKKDDSDKGVLSPNATAYAPSSNVSSKSYEKTSSSVALLEGAPSVKGVGEAQHLNSRGRPVSSTSSHSDCVGTVSVTNGRGLSPSSSVGSLSSEKSTLNPHAKEFKLNPNAKSFTPSQTPVRPLSPDGSLYFQPNIPSLPHMHGVPMGIGIGPSFTGHQPVIFNPQVASLQTPQAYFHPGGPEYGQNMLVGHPRQVLYMPSYQPEMPYKGREF from the exons ATGAGTTTGCAACAGGCTGCACAGCCCAAAGCTTATGCTAATGGATTTGGTCGTCGAAGAGCTGAAAGGGAAGGCGGGGCAAGATTGGAGAATAAGCTGCAATCTGGAAAATCAAGTGCGAATAGATCAA TGGTTGGTACCAAAGTTGGAATTTATGAGAGTCCTTCTCGTGATCGGCTGGTATATTTGTCAACATGTCTTATCGGGCACCCTGTGGAAGTTCACCTGAAAAATGGATCCATATATTCTGGGACATGTTATACAACAAATGTTGAAAAGGAATTTG CAATTATTCTGAAAATGGCTCGCTTGACAAAGGATGTTTCTTTTCGAGGGCAGAAGGCAGAAACCCTTAGCAGGGCTCCTTCAAAGACTTTAATTATACCTGGCAAAGAAGTTGTACAAGTGATAGCAAAG GATGTGTCTATAACCATGGATAGGATGAACCATGAGCTCCAGTGTGAAAAGCAGCAGGAGCTTATGATAGACTCCTTTATATCACAATCTCGTCACACTGAAGTGGAGAGAGAGCTGGAACCATGGGTACCTGATGAAGATGACCCACAATGCCCTGAATTAGAGAATATATTCAATGGCTCTCGGAATAG taggGGCTGGGATCAATTTGAAACAAATGAGATGCTATTTGGAGTAAAAAGCACCTTTGATGAAGAACTTTATACTACAAAGCTGGAGAGGGGTCCTCAGATGAGAGAGTTGGAGAAGGAAGCTATGAGAATAGCAAGAGAAATTGAGGGTGAGGATACACAAGACCTTCATTTAGCTGAG GAAAGAGGGATCCAactttatgaaaattttgatattgATGAAGAGACCAGATTTTCATCTGTATATAGAGGTATAGTGATTGACGATAGTGGATATGATGAAACTGAGGACATGATGTTGGATTCCCGCAATAGTGAAACCTTTGGAGGTACATCTGCGCCTTCTACTATGAAGTCTGCAGATTTGACCGATGGGAAGAGTAATGGAGGAGCTCGAGTTTTATCAAGTTCTTCTTTG GATGAGGCACAGTGTTCTCATTCAAGTACGGGTGCAGATCATCATTCAGGTTCTTATGAGCATGCTAGACAGCTGGCATCTGAGCCACCTTCTAAAAGTTTGTCCACTTCAGAGAGTGAGAGCAG GATCCAAGAGAACTATTGTGGTGAACAGGGAGCAAATGACCGCATGGAGGAGTGTGTAGAAGAGCAAACT CAGGTTGAAGATGCTCATTTGCCAACTTGTGAGG ATTCTCTGTCATCATTGAATGAAAAGAAAGATGACTCTGATAAAGGGGTACTATCCCCTAATGCAACTGCCTATGCTCCTTCATCCAATGTTTCTTCAAAAAGTTACGAAAAGACAAGTTCTTCTGTTGCACTTTTAGAAGGTGCACCATCTGTCAAAGGAGTTGGAGAAGCACAACATTTAAATTCTCGTGGACGACCTGTCAGTTCTACATCTTCACATTCTGATTGTGTAGGCACTGTCTCAGTTACCAATGGCCGCGGTTTATCACCAAGCTCATCAGTTGGTTCATTATCATCAGAGAAGTCAACACTGAATCCCCATGCTAAG GAATTCAAACTAAATCCCAATGCCAAGAGTTTCACCCCTTCTCAAACTCCTGTTAGGCCTCTTTCTCCAGATGGTTCCCTTTATTTTCAACCTAACATTCCTAGTCTGCCACATATGCATGGTGTGCCTATGGGAATTGGA ATCGGACCATCATTTACTGGCCATCAGCCGGTTATATTTAATCCACAGGTTGCATCATTGCAAACACCACAAGCATATTTTCATCCAGGTGGACCTGAG TATGGACAGAATATGCTTGTTGGCCACCCTAGGCAAGTCTTGTACATGCCAAGTTACCAACCT GAAATGCCATATAAGGGACGAGAGTTTTAG